GAGCGGCCGCCGACGGAGGTCGCGGAGCGTCTGAACTGCCTGGGCTACTGCACCGAGTCGCTGTCGGGCTGTGCCGCTGTCGAGTGCTCCGACCTGCCCCTGCTCCGGCCGCTGGGCGACCTGTCGAAATGGCTGGCACCCGGCAGCGCGCTGTCGGCCGCCCAGATCTGCGTCAGCGCGGCACAGGCCGGCTGCTCCACGGCACAGGCCGCCGAGCGCCTGGCGCAGCTGGGGTTCACAGTCCCGGCCGAGTACCCGATGCGGACGCATTGGAGCGAGGAGGAGCTGAACGTCATCAACCAGTTGTGGGAGTCGTACGACACACCGCCCTCGCCCGAGGCAGCGGTGCGGGTCTGCGCGGCGCAGCTGTCAGCGGTAGCCCTTGCGACCAGCCTCACCCTGCACTTCGTCGCGGAGTTCCTGGCGGAACTCGGCTTCCGCATGCCGCCGGACGTGTCGGATCTGCCCGAGCTGACTGATGACGACCGGGCCCTCCTGACTCACGACCCTCAGGTCCAGGTGGATCAGGAGGTGCCACTCCGCTACGTGGCCGCCGCCTCCCGACGCCTCAACCGCCCTGCCCGCACTCTCGCGGAACAACTGCGCGAACTCGGATACAGGGTGTCCGAGGTGCCCGACGACGAACACCTGCCCTCGCGGGAAGACATCGCCTTCCTCGAGTTGGCTCCCGGGCTCAACCTGCACCGGCCCGTTTCCCTGAAGCAGCTGGTGATCATCGCGCAGGACGCCGACATCTCCCCGACGGAAGCGGTCGCCCGACTCACCTCGCTGGGATTCCGCTTCGCCTTCGACTCCGACGTCGTCTCCCGGTTTCGCAACCAGGACACCGAGGCCCTGTACTTCGGGAACTGCCCGGAGCCCGAAGACTCCGGCGTCGTCTCCCCTGCGGACCTGCATGCCATTGCTCTCCACACGCGCCAACCGGTCGGCACCGACAAAATCGCCGCTTCCCTCGCCGGCTTGGGTTTTACCGTCGCCCCGCGACCGGAGGAGTGGATCGACGAACGCCACCTGGAAGAACTACTGCTCGTAGCCCTTCGCTCACAGGACGACGTCCATATACCCCACTTGCCCGACAACCCCCAGATCTCCCTTGTCGCCCTGGCCTACGTGGCCCTGGAAACCCGCATGCCCCTCCGCGACGCAGCCGTCAAGGCCTCAGCGATGGGCATCCGCCACGAAGCCGAAACCTGGTTCACTCCCGCTCCTCCGCCGGAGCCCACCGCCCCTTCGGCCGCCGCAACCCCGCCCCCGTCAGCAGCCGCACCACCTCCCGGCTACTGACCTCCACCGCCCCGGCGGCCACCACGTCCGCGTAACGATGCGACGGGATGTCGTAGTGATCCCGCTCGAAGGCGCGTCGGGGTACGCCCAAGCCCTCGGCGAACGTGTGGAGTTCGTCGTACGAGACGTCGCTGACGAGGTGGGACCACATCCGGCCGTGGCCGGGCCAGGTGGGCGGGTCGATGTAGAGCGTCACGACGAGGCGGTCCCGCCGCTGCACGAACCGAGTGTGCCGACGGAGGCGACTTTCACGCCCGCCTTGTGGCACACCCAGTGCGGGTCGGGCCCGAGTTCCGGTTCGACATCCAGGGCGTGCGGGTCACCGGAGCCGCAGACCGGGCACAGGGGCCAGCGGCCGTACCGCTCCAGCAGCGCGTCCTGTACGTCCTGGGCGACCAGCCCCGCCACATACGCGGCGCCCTCCGGCCACTGCTCCACCCACCAGCGCCGCTGTACGACGGACTCCTCGACCAGCGACACCACGTCCGCCTCGGCGACGTCACCCGCGACCAGGTCGGCGAGCACGAGGGCACGTGCCGCGTGCAACGCCTGCTCCAGGGGGCTGACAGGGGAGTCGGTGGGATCCATGTCTCCATTGTGCGCACTCTTGACCACCACACCGACCCGAAAATATCTTTCAAGAGTGACCCAGGAAGTGAAGGAAAGTTTCGGCACCGGCACCGGCACCGGACCTGGCGGTGCGCCACCCGCGCCACCCGCGCCCGCCGCTCTCGCGGCCAAGGTGCGCACCCTCGCCCCCTCGATGACCCGTTCCATGCAGCGCGTCGCCGAAGCCGTCGCCCACGACCCGGCCGGCTGCGCCGCCCTCACGGTCACCGGCCTCGCCGAACTCACCGGCACCAGCGAGGCGACCGTCGTCCGCACCGCCCGTCTGCTCGGCTACCCCGGTTACCGGGATCTGCGCCTCGCCCTCGCCGGGCTCGCCGCACAGCAGCAGTCCGGGCGCGCCCCCGCGCTCACCACCGACATCGCCGTCGACGACCCGATCGCCGACGTGGTCGCCAAGCTCGCCTACGACGAGCAGCAGACCCTCGCGGACACGGCGGCCGGGCTGGACACGGTGCAGTTGGGCGCGGCCGTGTCGGCGTTGGCCTCCGCGCGCCGGGCCGATGTGTACGGCGTCGGGGCGTCCGGGCTGGTCGCGCAGGACCTCACCCAGAAGCTGCTGCGGATAGGTCTGATAGCCCACGCGCACAGCGATCCGCACCTCGCCGTGACGAACGCGGTGCAGCTCCGCGGGGGTGATGTGGCGATCGCGATCACGCACTCCGGGTCCACGGGGGACGTCATCGAGCCGCTCAGGGTCGCGTTCGAGCACGGGGCCACGACGATCGCGATCACGGGGCGGCCGGACGGGCCCGTCTCGCAGTACGCCGATCATGTGCTGACGACGTCCACGGCCCGGGAGAGTGAATTGCGGCCGGCCGCGATGTCGTCCCGCACCAGTCAGCTCCTCGTCGTGGACTGCCTGTTCATCGGGGTCGCGCAGCGGACGTACGAAACGGCCGCGCCCGCGTTGTCGGCGTCTTATGAGGCGCTGGCGCATCGGCATCGGAATGGTTCGCGGTAGACGTAAGTCCGCCCCTGATCCTTGAGTGACCTTGAGTGAAAGAGCCGCCGCCTCATGACCTCCGCCTCTCCTCAGCGCGACGTCCGTGCCGAGTTGGAATCGCTGACCACGGAAGCCTTCCGGCCCGAACTCTCCGAGATCGATCAGCTGCCGACCCTTGAGATCGCCCGGCTGATGAACGGCGAGGACGCGACCGTCCCCACCGCCGTCGCCGCGAAGCTCCCGCAGATCGCCGCCGCCATCGACGCCGTGGCCGAGCGGATGGCCCGCGGCGGCCGGCTCGTCTACGCCGGTGCCGGGACCGCCGGCCGCCTCGGTGTGCTGGACGCCTCCGAGTGCCCGCCCACCTTCAACACCGACCCCACCCACGTCGTCGGCCTGATCGCGGGCGGCCCGGAGGCCATGGTCACTTCCGTCGAGGGCGCCGAGGACTCCACCGAGCTGGCGAGACGGGACCTCGACGGACTCGGCCTGACCGCCCTCGACACGGTCGTCGGCGTCTCCGCCTCCGGCCGCACCCCGTACGCCGTCGGTGCCGTGGAGCACGCCCGGCAGCTGGGTGCGCTGACCGTCGGTCTGGCGTGCAACGCGGACAGCGCGCTCGCGGCGGCTGCCGATCACGGCATCGACATCGTCGTAGGGCCGGAGTTGGTGACCGGATCCACCCGCCTCAAGGCGGGCACGGCGCAGAAGCTCGTGCTCAACATGCTCTCGACGATCACGATGATCCGGCTGGGCAAGACGTACGGGAACCTGATGGTCGACGTACGCGCCTCGAACGAGAAGCTGCGCGCCCGCTCCCGCCGTATCGTCGCCCTCGCCACCGGCGCGTCGGACGAGGAGATCGAGGCCGCGCTCGCGGCCACGGACGGCGAGGTGAAGAACGCGATCCTGACCATCCTCACCGGCGTCGACGGCCCGACGGCCGCCCGCCTTCTGGAGGAGTCCGGCGGCCATCTGCGCGCCGCGCTGGCGGCGGCGAGGGGCTAGCCCGCACGCTCACCGCATGCACACCCCGCACACCCCCGCGACCACGGCCGCCGCCCTCCTCCCCCTGGTCGGCGGCCCCGCGAACATCACCTCCGTCGCCCACTGCATGACCCGCCTCCGCCTGGGCCTCGCCGACCGCTCCCTGGTCGACGACGAAGCCGTACGGGCCGTGCCCGGCGTCCTGGGCGTGGTCGCCGACGACGACACGTACCAGATCGTGCTGGGGCCGGGGGTGGTGGCGAGGGTGACGCCGGAGTTCGAGGCGTTGGTGACGTCGGCTGCTCAACTGGCCTCGCGTGGAGTGGAGTTGAGAGAGGATCAGCGTCAGCGCAACGCGACCCCGCTCAAACACACCCTCCGCCGCATCGCGAACATCTTCGTCCCCCTCATCCCCGCCCTCATCGGCTGCGGCATCCTCGCAGGCGTCAACGGCCTGCTGCTGAACGCCGGTTGGCTGCCCGGCCTCACCCCCGCCCTCACCGCCGTCGCCTCCGCCTTCATGGCCCTGATCGCGGTCTTCGTCGGCTACAACACGGCGAAGGAGTTCGGCGGCACACCGGTGCTGGGCGGGGCGGTGGCGGCGATCGTCGTGTACCCCGGGGTGGCGAAGGTGACGGCGTTCGGGGTCACCCTCGCTCCCGGCCAGGGCGGGGTGCTGGGCGCGCTGGCGGCGGCGCTGCTGGGGACGTACATCGAGAAGTGGTGCCGCACCCGCGTTCCCGAGACCCTCGACGTCCTCCTCACCCCGACCGTGACCGTCCTCGTCTCCGGCCTGGCCACGCTCTACGGCCTCATGTACGCGGCCGGCGAGATCTCCACCGCCGTCGGCACAGCCGCGAACTGGCTCCTCACGACGACCGGCGCGCTCGCCGGCCTGATCCTCGGCGGCCTCTTCCTCCCCCTCGTCATGCTCGGCCTCCACCAGGCCCTGATCCCCGTCCATGTGACGCTGATCGACCAGCAGGGCCACACCACCCTGCTCCCCATCCTGGCCATGGCCGGCGCGGGCCAGGTCGGCGCGGCGCTCGCGGTGTACGTCCGGCTGCGCCACGACACCTCCATCCGTACGACGATCAAGTCGGCCCTCCCGGCAGGGCTGTTGGGCGTCGGGGAACCGCTGATCTACGGCGTCTCCCTCCCCTTGGGCCGGCCGTTCCTGACCGCCTGCGCGGGCGGAGCGGCGGGCGGCGGCTTCGTGGGCCTGTTCGCGATGCTCGGGGAGCGAGTGGGGGCGACGGCGATCGGACCGTCGGGCTGGGCACTGTTTCCGCTGCTCGCGGGGGACGGGGGGTGGGCGGTGACGGTGGCGGTGTATGCGGGTGGGCTGGTGACGGGGTATGGGGTGGGGTTCGCGGCGACGTATCTCTTCGGGGGCCTGAACGCCCCAAAGGGGCGCGGGGAACTGCGCGACCAGCCACAGCGGACCCGCAGCTGACCAAAGCCCCCTCGCGGCACTACCCGCAAAGCACGTAGCGTGGCCGCATGGCATCGGCAGCAATGACCACGTTCCGGATCGGCGGGGACCTTGAGGTGGGACGGCTCGGATTCGGGGCGATGCACCTGCCGACGGAACCGGCTGACGCGCGAGAAGCAGCCGTCGCGGTCGCGCGACGAGCCGTCGAACTCGGCGTCACCCTGATCGACACGGCGCACATGTACGGCTGGGGCGCGAACGAGGAGCTGCTGGCCGAGGCCCTGCACCCGTACCCGGATGACCTCCTCGTCGCCACGAAGGCCGGCATCTCCCGGGTCGACGGCGAGTGGCGCCAGGACGCCAGCCCCGCCGGGCTGCGGGCAGGCGTCGACGCGGCCCTGCGCCGACTCCGCCTCGACCGCATCGAACTCCTCCAACTGCACCGCATCGACCCGGAGATCCCGGTGGCCGACCAGGTCGGCACGCTCGGCGAGCTGGTGACCGAGGGCAAGGTCGGCCGGATCGGCCTGTCCGAAGTCACGGTCGCCGAACTCGCCGAGGCGCGGACCGTCGCCGACATCGCGAGCGTCCAGAACCGCTACAACCTGCTCGACCGCGAGTACGAGCCCGTCCTGGAGGCCTGCGAGGCAGCGGGCATCGCCTTCCTGCCGTGGCGCCCGGTCGCCCACGGCACATCGGGCACGACCGCCGAGATCGCCGCGGTGGCGACCGAGGTCGACGCCACCGCGACGCAGGTGATGCTGGCCTGGCTCCTCGCACACTCGCCGGTGATGCTGCCGATTCCGGGGACGGCGAACACGGCTCACCTGGAGGAGAACGTGGCGGCGGCGGAACTGGAACTCACCGAGGAACAGATCGCGCGCCTGGACAAGCTCCACGCCGCGTAACCAGGAACTCAGGGCAGCCGCCCTTCCCGGTTGACCTGCCGTACCCGGACCCGCAGTTCTTCCTCCGTCGACATCGAACGCAGCACGTCCGCCAGATACTCGGCCGTCCGTACGTTGCACCGCCCCAGGTCGACCAAGGCGAACGGCTCGTCGCTCGCACCGGTCACCGGGTCCACGCACAGCGACGGCAACACGACATCGATCCCGGCGAGGGCGTCCCGCAGCGACTCCACGATCTCTTCGGTCGAGCGCACGTTTCCCTACCTCCACGGTGAGTTTGCGATTCAGCACACAGAGTGGCGGTGAGCTGTTTAACCTGGCCATATACGGCGTCCCAACAACCCCATGTGTACGACCGGGAGTTGCCCATGTCAGGACCGAAAGACCTCGACCCTTCGTCCTCACCCCGGGCCCTGCTGGGGGCGGAGCTGCGCCATGCGCGCGAGAAGGCGGGGCTGAGCCAGGAGGAACTGGGCGGCCGGATCTTCGTCAGCGGCTCGTTCATCGGCCAACTGGAGGCCGGTACGCGAAGGATGCAGCCGGATCATGCGCGGTTGTTGGACGAAGTGCTGGGGACGGGAGACTTCTTCCAGCGGAACTGCGGGGTGTCGGCCAGGTCCCGTTATCCCGAGCACTTCGCGGAGGCGGCGGAGGCGGAAGCAGAAGCCACGGCGATCCGCCAGTACGCGCCGCTGCTGATCCCCGGACTGCTCCAGACGCCCGGGTACGCACGGGCGGTGAACCGCGCGTACGACCCGACGGCGCCGGAGGAGACCATCGAGGAGTGGGTGGACGGCACGATGGCGCGGACCCGTCTACTCGACCACCCAACAAAGCCGTTGTTGTGGGCGGTGCTTGACGAGGGGGCGCTGCGCCGGGTGACGGGCGGCCCAGCGGTGATGGCGGAGGCCCTGCGCCACGTCGCGGGCCTGGCCCGCCGGGGCCGGGTCATCGTGCAGGTGCTGCCCTTCAGCGCGGGGGCGCACAAGGCGATGGAGGGCTCGCTGAAGCTGATGGACTTCGAGGACGCCCCTCCACTGGTCTACTTCGAGGGGGTCGGCACCGGACGCCTGGAGGACGACCCGGCCACTGTCGCCCGGCTGAGGTTCACCTTCGAACTCCTCACGGCCTCCGCACTCTCGCCGGAGAAGTCCCTGGCAATGATCGAGGCGTTGGCGCAGGATTACGCCCATGAGGAACATCCCTGACTACGACCTGAGCACGGCGACCTGGCACAAGTCGAGCTACAGCGGCGGTGGCGGCAACGACTGCCTCGAAGTAGCCGACGGCCACCCCACCCTCGTCCCCGTCCGCGACTCCAAGAACCCCGACGGCCCGAAGCTCGTATTCCGGGCGTCGGCCTGGTCGGCCTTCGTCAATGCGGTCAGGATCTGACCTAAAGGGCTCCTAGCCTGGCTGTCATGACTGAGACCACGCACACCACCGCCGCCGCCACCGCCACCGACGAGCGCACCGACCTGCTGGAAGCGCTGGCCAAGCAGCGGCACTTCCTGCGCTTCACCACCCGCGACCTCACCGACGAACAGGCCGGTCAGCGCACCACCGCCAGCGAACTGTGCCTGGGCGGCCTGATCAAGCACGTCACGTCGGTGGAGCGGAACTGGGTGGACTTCATCCTGAACGGCCCTTCGGCGATGGGCGACTTCACCGCCATGACCGAGGCCGACTGGGCCAAGCGGGTCGACGAGTTCCGCATGCTGCCCGACGAGACGCTGGTCGGCGTACTGAAGGAGTACGAGGAAGTGGCGTACCGTACGGCCGAGTTGGTCACCACGCTGCCCGATCTGAACGCCTCGCACCCGCTGCCGAAAGCCCCCTGGTTCGAAGCGGACGCGCACTGGTCGGCCCGCAGGACGCTGCTGCACATCATCGCCGAGACGGCTCAGCACACCGGTCACGCCGACATCATCCGGGAGTCCCTGGACGGTGCGAAGAGCATGGGCTGACCGGTCCCGAGGCTCATGTGTTTCCTTCGGTATCCGTAGTGATGTGTCGTCCGTTGGTGTCGTTACGTGTGTCCGGTGCCGGTCTCGGTCGTATCTGAGTGCGTGGATCGAATGCGTGACCTTTTCGCGGGAGTGTCGTTGATCGGATGACAGCATCACGGGCGGGAAAGGGGGGCCGGTGAGCCGGAAGCTGCCGCTGGGCGAGGGTGAGACGGCCCGGACCGCCTGCGCCCGTGGACTGCTGCGTCCGGGCGTGGTGGAGAAGACGGGCGAGGTCCTGTCGGCCGCCGTGCTCGCACAGCGGGTCGGCTGGGCCGCCGATCTGGTCTCCGGCATGGCCGCCGAACTGCTGGCCGAGCATTGGAACGCCACCGATGTGGACACCCTCGCCTCCGGTGAGGACGCGGGCGGGCAAAAGCTGCCGTCGAATGCGTGGATGGCGCTGCGGAGGCTGGACTGGACGGCCGCCCCGGCCGGGGGTGTGAGGGTCAACGACCGGATCGTGCGCATGGCCCAGGAACAGGCCGGACGTACGCTGCGGTCGGCGAAATGGCGGGCCGACCTCACCACCGGAGTCCGCACGACGTGGCCCGCCGAACCAGGCAAGCGCACACCTGAGGAGTGGGATACGGTCCGCGAGGCGATCCCTGACGGCGAGCACCTCCCGTCGAGTGTGATCCGTTCCCGCACCCGGCAGATCGCCGCCTTCGCTGCGGAGAACGGCCGTCTGCCGGCCGATGTGTTCGAGCTGGAGGCTCCGCCCGGGGTGGCGCGGATGCTGCTGCTGTCGGCGTGTGACGGGCAGCAGGCCACCATCGAACGCGGCGAGGAGGACCCGCAACGGGCGCTGCTGCGTCTGCAACTGCCCACCCGGCCCGACCCGCGCTCCTACCGGGACTGGACATGGGTGGCCTGCCCGATCACGCTGCCGCCGACGGTCCCGCCCGGTGCGGTGCTGCACCTGCCCACCCTGCGCCTCGCGAGCGGAAAGGTGCGCGCCGACCTGGCCTACACCCACGCTGTGCCGAAGGCCCGCCGTACCGGCCACACCGTGGCGCTCGGCGTGGACTGGGGCCTGAATACCCT
This genomic window from Streptomyces sp. DG2A-72 contains:
- a CDS encoding DUF4031 domain-containing protein → MTLYIDPPTWPGHGRMWSHLVSDVSYDELHTFAEGLGVPRRAFERDHYDIPSHRYADVVAAGAVEVSSREVVRLLTGAGLRRPKGRWAPAEERE
- a CDS encoding MurR/RpiR family transcriptional regulator, which produces MTQEVKESFGTGTGTGPGGAPPAPPAPAALAAKVRTLAPSMTRSMQRVAEAVAHDPAGCAALTVTGLAELTGTSEATVVRTARLLGYPGYRDLRLALAGLAAQQQSGRAPALTTDIAVDDPIADVVAKLAYDEQQTLADTAAGLDTVQLGAAVSALASARRADVYGVGASGLVAQDLTQKLLRIGLIAHAHSDPHLAVTNAVQLRGGDVAIAITHSGSTGDVIEPLRVAFEHGATTIAITGRPDGPVSQYADHVLTTSTARESELRPAAMSSRTSQLLVVDCLFIGVAQRTYETAAPALSASYEALAHRHRNGSR
- the murQ gene encoding N-acetylmuramic acid 6-phosphate etherase, yielding MTSASPQRDVRAELESLTTEAFRPELSEIDQLPTLEIARLMNGEDATVPTAVAAKLPQIAAAIDAVAERMARGGRLVYAGAGTAGRLGVLDASECPPTFNTDPTHVVGLIAGGPEAMVTSVEGAEDSTELARRDLDGLGLTALDTVVGVSASGRTPYAVGAVEHARQLGALTVGLACNADSALAAAADHGIDIVVGPELVTGSTRLKAGTAQKLVLNMLSTITMIRLGKTYGNLMVDVRASNEKLRARSRRIVALATGASDEEIEAALAATDGEVKNAILTILTGVDGPTAARLLEESGGHLRAALAAARG
- a CDS encoding PTS transporter subunit EIIC; the protein is MHTPHTPATTAAALLPLVGGPANITSVAHCMTRLRLGLADRSLVDDEAVRAVPGVLGVVADDDTYQIVLGPGVVARVTPEFEALVTSAAQLASRGVELREDQRQRNATPLKHTLRRIANIFVPLIPALIGCGILAGVNGLLLNAGWLPGLTPALTAVASAFMALIAVFVGYNTAKEFGGTPVLGGAVAAIVVYPGVAKVTAFGVTLAPGQGGVLGALAAALLGTYIEKWCRTRVPETLDVLLTPTVTVLVSGLATLYGLMYAAGEISTAVGTAANWLLTTTGALAGLILGGLFLPLVMLGLHQALIPVHVTLIDQQGHTTLLPILAMAGAGQVGAALAVYVRLRHDTSIRTTIKSALPAGLLGVGEPLIYGVSLPLGRPFLTACAGGAAGGGFVGLFAMLGERVGATAIGPSGWALFPLLAGDGGWAVTVAVYAGGLVTGYGVGFAATYLFGGLNAPKGRGELRDQPQRTRS
- a CDS encoding aldo/keto reductase yields the protein MASAAMTTFRIGGDLEVGRLGFGAMHLPTEPADAREAAVAVARRAVELGVTLIDTAHMYGWGANEELLAEALHPYPDDLLVATKAGISRVDGEWRQDASPAGLRAGVDAALRRLRLDRIELLQLHRIDPEIPVADQVGTLGELVTEGKVGRIGLSEVTVAELAEARTVADIASVQNRYNLLDREYEPVLEACEAAGIAFLPWRPVAHGTSGTTAEIAAVATEVDATATQVMLAWLLAHSPVMLPIPGTANTAHLEENVAAAELELTEEQIARLDKLHAA
- a CDS encoding helix-turn-helix transcriptional regulator, yielding MSGPKDLDPSSSPRALLGAELRHAREKAGLSQEELGGRIFVSGSFIGQLEAGTRRMQPDHARLLDEVLGTGDFFQRNCGVSARSRYPEHFAEAAEAEAEATAIRQYAPLLIPGLLQTPGYARAVNRAYDPTAPEETIEEWVDGTMARTRLLDHPTKPLLWAVLDEGALRRVTGGPAVMAEALRHVAGLARRGRVIVQVLPFSAGAHKAMEGSLKLMDFEDAPPLVYFEGVGTGRLEDDPATVARLRFTFELLTASALSPEKSLAMIEALAQDYAHEEHP
- a CDS encoding DUF397 domain-containing protein — protein: MRNIPDYDLSTATWHKSSYSGGGGNDCLEVADGHPTLVPVRDSKNPDGPKLVFRASAWSAFVNAVRI
- a CDS encoding DinB family protein, whose amino-acid sequence is MTETTHTTAAATATDERTDLLEALAKQRHFLRFTTRDLTDEQAGQRTTASELCLGGLIKHVTSVERNWVDFILNGPSAMGDFTAMTEADWAKRVDEFRMLPDETLVGVLKEYEEVAYRTAELVTTLPDLNASHPLPKAPWFEADAHWSARRTLLHIIAETAQHTGHADIIRESLDGAKSMG